In Oxalobacteraceae bacterium OTU3CINTB1, the sequence ATAGCCGGTGCCGAAATCGTCGATCGCCACCTTGATGCCGCGCGAGCGCAGTTCGACCAGCAGCGCGCGGCTGCGCTCCGGATCCTGCATCGCCGCCGACTCGGTGATCTCCAGTTCCAGCAGCGCCGGATCGATGCCCTGGCTCGATAGCAGGTGGTCCAGGTGCGGCAGCAGGCCGGCGCCGTGGCACTGGCGCGCCGACAGGTTGACCGCCAGCCGCAGATGCGCCAGCGGCGTGCCGCGCCACGCCGCCAGCAGGCCGGTGGCGCGCTTGAGCACCCAGTCGCCCAGCGGCAGGATCAGCCCCGACTCCTCGGCGATCGGGATGAAGCGGTCCGGCCCCACCATGCCCAGCTCCGGATGGTGCCAGCGCAGCAGCGCCTCGGCGCCGATGATGCGCTGCGTGGCCAGCTCCACCTGCGGCTGCAGATACAGCTCGAACTCGTCCTGCTCGAGCGCCTGCCACAATCGGTTCTCCAGCATCAGCCGCTCGTGGGTGGCGACGTTCATCGCCGCCGAGAAGAACTGGAAGTTGCCGCGTCCCTGGCTCTTGGCGGCATACATCGCGGTGTCGGCGTGGCGCATCAGGGTGCTGCCGTCGTCGCCGTCGGACGGGAACATCGCCACGCCCACGCTGGCGCCGCTGTGGATGGTCTTGCCCTCGAGCGGATAAGGCTCGGTGAGCGACTCGACGATGCGCACGGCGATGTGGGTGACGTCGTCCGGCGTGACGCCACCGGAGGTGACGACGATGAATTCGTCGCCGCCCAGGCGGGCGATGATGTCGACCTCGCGCAGCAGCTCGCGCAGGCGCTGGGCCACGGCGACCAGCAGCAGGTCGCCGGTCTGGTGGCCGTGGGTGTCGTTGATCTTCTTGAAGTGATCGAGGTCGATGAACAGCACCGCCGCGGCGCCGTGGGTGCGGCGCGTCTGCGCCAGCAATTGCTCCAGCCGCAGGTTCAGCGACAGGCGGTTGTCGAGCCCCGTCAGGGTGTCGTGGTGGGCCAGGCGGTGGATGCGCTCCTGCGCCATGCGCTGCTCGGTGAGGTCGTGCAGGATGGCGACGAACAGGTGCTCGTCGGGCAGCTCGACTTCGCTCACCGAGATCGCCAGCGGGAATTCGCTGCCGTCGCTGCGCCAGCCGGTCAGGGTGTAGTCGTGCGTGACGCCGCAGGCGATCATGCGCAGCAGGCCGGCCGCGTCGAGGCCGTCGGCCTCGCCGACGCCGACCGGGATCAGGCGCTCGAGCCGCAGGCGCGTCATCTGCTCCGGCGTGTAGCCGAACAGGCGCCCGGCGGCGGCGTTGGCCGACATCAGCAGGCCGTCGCCGTCGATGGTGAGGATTGCGTCGGCCGCCTTGTTCAGGATCGCTTGCAGCCTGGCTTCGCGTTCGCGCAGGCGCGCGGTGCTGTCCTTGACCTGCGCCTGGATGCGCGCGCGCTCGCCGCTGATGAGCAGCATCAGCGCGCCCAGCAGGCCTGTCAGCAGCAGGCCGCAGGTCAGCACCGTCCAGCTTTGCCAGCCGCGCTGCTGCTGCAGGTAGGCCGGCGTCGGCGCCAAGGTCAGCTCGTAGATGCGGCCGCCGAAATGCAGCTGGTGCTGGAAGTCGCCGGTGGCCGGCGCGCGCAGCAGCGTGTCGCGCAGGCTGCGGCCCGGGGTGTCGTCGTCCATGTCCTCGAAGCGCACCAGGAAGTGCTCGAACTCGGAGCGCTTGAGCGCCTGGTCGAGGTAGGC encodes:
- a CDS encoding EAL domain-containing protein, coding for MNTTQLYSPGSGRRHLALANLALLAAYLIAGRLGLLLALPPGYASPIFLPAGLALAACAMGGMRLLPAVALGALCVNLMPSWQGLGGIGAPALLGALSAAAGATLQAWVGASLFRRHIDPALGSGRDVARFILLAVSVTVISCTVSLSGMLLAGALRWDGLVGDWLAWWMGDTIGVLLAAPLTWIAIGRPRALWERRRLLVGLPLVLSAAAFIAIYVQADKWESNQQLQTFRLKAQQTGDLLQAQFSEHERFIYAMAKALNDPSRILGADDFSNLAHGYLDQRPELLSMGWLVPVAGADRATFESWARQHVAPAFEIRERSLAGTWRVAPRRARYFPVTFVEPGEARDYIGLDFLSEDQRRAALERAIQSGQPTATSPLQFARTLPGHGVVLLQTVYPNNAQHQPAGALLIALQFDAYLDQALKRSEFEHFLVRFEDMDDDTPGRSLRDTLLRAPATGDFQHQLHFGGRIYELTLAPTPAYLQQQRGWQSWTVLTCGLLLTGLLGALMLLISGERARIQAQVKDSTARLREREARLQAILNKAADAILTIDGDGLLMSANAAAGRLFGYTPEQMTRLRLERLIPVGVGEADGLDAAGLLRMIACGVTHDYTLTGWRSDGSEFPLAISVSEVELPDEHLFVAILHDLTEQRMAQERIHRLAHHDTLTGLDNRLSLNLRLEQLLAQTRRTHGAAAVLFIDLDHFKKINDTHGHQTGDLLLVAVAQRLRELLREVDIIARLGGDEFIVVTSGGVTPDDVTHIAVRIVESLTEPYPLEGKTIHSGASVGVAMFPSDGDDGSTLMRHADTAMYAAKSQGRGNFQFFSAAMNVATHERLMLENRLWQALEQDEFELYLQPQVELATQRIIGAEALLRWHHPELGMVGPDRFIPIAEESGLILPLGDWVLKRATGLLAAWRGTPLAHLRLAVNLSARQCHGAGLLPHLDHLLSSQGIDPALLELEITESAAMQDPERSRALLVELRSRGIKVAIDDFGTGYSSLSYLKLFEIDRIKIDRGFVKDIETDPDDAVIVAATIALAHSLGLGVVAEGVETEAQRDFLRAKQCDEAQGYLFARPMPAAQFEAMAQNEDAEDEEPRKHVGRISAA